The genome window GCGTTTTTCCCGGAAGAAGTAGGTCTCGTGGGTCGTCACCAGGTCGATGAGCTGGTCCATCTCCCGTTCCCGGTCGGGATGATACAGGAGGTGGTAGTAGTAGCGTTCCAAAGAGGGCAGGCCGAGGGCCCGCATGCGGTGGACGAGCCGCCGCTGGAGGACGAAGCGGGACTCCTTGTCGAAGCGGATGCCCGTTTGCCGGTAAATCAGGTCCACGAAGGCGTAAAACAGGTCGTCGCTCAGGATCTCACCGGTCTGAGACGAGTCCAGAGGCGGGTACCGCATGCGTCCAATCCGTGGTCCCCGGTAACGCGTGACGAGTGACGGGCCATGATCCTGGGGCAGGGGCAGACAGGCAGATGGGCAGGTCTTCACGGGTCATCCGAGGGTTCGATGAAAAAGGCGGCCCACTGCCGGAGGCGGTGAGGGCCGTATCGGTCCAGCGTCGCCCGCCAGGCGGGTCGAGCTTGAACGATTTCGATCCACTGGGGCCAGGTCTCTTCGAGATACAGCCACGGTCGGGCCCATGCGGGGACGTCGGGCAGGTCCAGGTGGGCGAGGACGGTCATCCACTCGGGCGGAGACAGCCACTGCTCGATAGGCGGCGCCGTCTCGGTCAGCCAGGCATCGAGGCGCCGGGCGTCCAGGACGGCCATCGTCGTCAGGCCCCGGACCTTCAGGCTGGTCTCCATCTCGGGGTCGAACCGTTGGCGGGCGAACTCGAAGGCGGCTTCGGCCTGGCGCCGCATGGCGGCCAGGCCCTCGAGGATCATACGCCGGTGGATCAAGTCCCGATGGTCGTACTCCTGGCGGTAGAACGTCAAGACCTCGGGGACGTCGAGCCGGCCGGCGTGGCGCAGGATCTCCAGGCGCAGGGGAAACTCGGCATGGTCGTAGTGGGCTTCCAGGATGGCGAGAGCAGACGGATGGCCGGACCCGGCGAGCCGTCGGACCGAGGCGACCTGGCCCCAGAGGTCCGACCCGGCCAGCGTCGCCCGGAGGACGTCGATGAGGTCGGGCGCGTCGTCGGGATAGGCCAGGATGGCCCGCTCCCGGACGGCCGTATGTTCGTCGGCCAGGGCCATGCGCAGGAGACGATCGATCACGTCCCGGGGGAGGTCCGGTCGGTCGGCCCGCGTCGCATCTTCCAGGACCCGAAGGCGGACCCAGGGGGCCGGGTCCTGCATCCATGGAATGGCCCGCTGACGGAACTCGTCGGGGGCCAGGGCGGACCGGACGTCCACGGCGGCCGCCCGGCGCCAGGCCTGGGCGTCCTCGGTCCAGGCGGCCGTCCATCGGAGGAGCTCGGCGGCCCGGTCGGGCTCGGCCTGCTGTTCGGCCAGCCAGGCCCAGACGATGTCTTGGAGCTCCGGCGATTCCAGGGGCCAGGTGGATTCCAGCCAGACCCGGACTTCGGGCCAGGGGGCCTGCCGGAGAACGGCTTGCAGGGCGAAGGCCCGGGTCTCCGGCGCCAATCGGTCCCATCGGTCCAATACGGCGGTCCGGACGGTAGCGTCCTCTAAGAGGGGCGCCTGCCAGTAGAGCCAGGCGTGGAGGGCCTCCGGGCGTTCGAGACGGTCCCATATCGAGCGCCATCGGGCCGGGGTCAGGGACGGGAGCCACGGCAGGACCATCGAGACCCGTTCCGACTCGAGGGGATCGTCCAGTCGCTCTGGAAGGGTTTCCCCAAATTCGGGTCGCTGAAAGACGGCGGCCCAAAACTCAGCACTCCGGGCGACCTCTTCGGAGCCGTGGGCGAGCCAATCCCGCCAGGGCAGGGCGTCCAAGGCGTCGGTCGGGGGTGCCACCCGGGTCAGCCATTCGTGGAACCGGCGGACGTACCGCCGGAGCCATTCGTCCTTCCAGGGGACGGAAAACCACCGGAGGGTCCCCCGGAGGACGTTGTCCGCTAAGTCGGGCCGTCGGAGGGCCTCGACGGCGAGGGCCACGGCCCGAGCGTCGAAAAAGTAGCCCAGCGTCTGGAGAGCCGGCAGGTACAGCAGGGGGTCCTGAAGCAAGGCCGGCCAGAGGTCCAGAAGGTCCGGATGGCCGATCCGACCCAGGGCCTGAACGGTCTGGTAACGGACCCAGGGGTCGTCCGAGGCCAGCAGGGGTCGGAGGGCCGGGACAGCCGAGGCGAGGCCCAGGTGACCGATCGACTCGATGGCCGTCGTGACGACGTTGGGGTTCGGGTCGGTCAGACGCTTTTGGAGGTCCGGCCGGAGGTCGGGGTCCCGGGCCGTCCGGGCCAGTTGGACGGCAAAGAGACGGACGTCCGGGTGAGGCGATTCCATCAGCTCCCGGAGGACGTCCGGGATGTAGCGGCTCTGGGCCGTCAAGATTTGAAGGGCCGTGTTGCGACGGTTGGCGTGCTCGTCGTCTTGCAGGGCGTCGACGAGGATTTGGACCAGACGGGGATGATGAAGCCGAGTCAGCCAGGCGGCGAGCTGGCTTCGGAACTGCCAGTCTTCCGAGTCCAGGGCCTCGTAAAGGACGAGCCAGACCGAGTCGGGCCATGCCGTCGGCGGTCCCTGGGACTCCCACCATTCCATACGTTCCCATTCGGGTTTCATACTTCGACGTCCTTGAAGAGATTCTGGACCTGACCGGACTGCTCGATTTCTCGAAGAAACTGTTCAAAGTAATCGTGGCGTTCCCATATCCGGGGGTCGACCCGACGCCGGTAATAGGCGTGGAACTCGGCGATCTCCCGACCCAGGGCCGAGCGCAGGTCGCCGGCCGCCAGGGCCGCCCGGACCCGGTCCATGTGGTACAGGATGAAGTCGGTCAGGAGGAGCCGGGCCAAGCGGCGGGCCTCTTCCTCATCGCGGACCGTCGTCTCGGACTCGCCGGCCGGGGCGCGTCGGAGCAGGCGTTGAACGACCTCTTGGAAGCGGGGGATGGGGACGTCGGGCTCGATGTACTCGTCGGCCCCATGGAATTGGACCGGCGGCCGGCGGTAGCGGCCCGGGTGGGTCAGCGAGGCCAACAGGATGACCGGCAAGTCCCGTAGGGCCCCATCCTGGCGGACCCGTTCGATGACCTCATAGCCCATCAGGCCGGGGAGCCACGCCTCGACGATGACCAAGTCCGGGGGGCTTCGGCGGACCGCCTCCCAGAGGGACCGGCCGTCCGTGAAGATTTCCACGTCGGCCCCCATTTCCTGGACGAGGGGAGCCGTCAAGCGTTGAGCGACGCCCAGGTCGGCCGTCCCCATGTAGCAGAGGAAGGTCCGGACGGTCGCCGTCTGCGGTCGCATATAGTGCAGGACGTTCTGGAATCGAACGGGCGTCTCGGCCTCCGACCGCCGGACGACCAGGACGTGGCGGCACACGGGGCACCTCAGGCGGACCCCCGCGGCCTGAGGCTTCCAGGGGATCCGCAGACGCCGACCGCATCCCGTACACGTGACGGCAATCCGCTCAGAAGACTCCATGATCCTGCGAGCCCGACCGCTCGGGCGCTCCGTCCATACTCGTCTTACAGCCACGGCGGATTATACCACAAGGGCCGAGCGGACGGAACGGACCAGATCGGCGTCGATCGAGGTCCGGTCCTGGGCGAAGGCTTCCATCAGGGCCAGGTGAGCCAGGTGGTTGACGACGCGCGGATAGCCCTCCGAAAGAGCGGCGATCGCCTCGACGGCGTCCGGCCGGAAGGGCCCCGGCCAAGTGCCCCCGGCCTGTTCCCACCGGTGGCGGATGTAGGTCGGCACCTCCTCGGGCCGCAAGGGGACTAACCGAAGATGCATGCTGATGCGCTGGCGGAAAGCAGTGTAAGCCCGCCGCCGGAGGGTCGCCTCAATTTCCGGCTGGCCGACCAAGACGATGCCCAAGAGGTTGGCCGTGTCCAGCTGAAGGTTGCTCAGGAAGCGGATCTCATCGAAGACGGCCTTGCCGGGTAGGAGATGGGCCTCGTCCAAGACGAGGGCCGCGCCCTGGCCGCCCTGCCAGAGGTCGACAAGCCGGTCGGCCAACTGATTCATCAAGACGGAACGAGACCGGGCCGGCGGGACGTCCAAGGCCGTGGCCAGTTGGGTTAGCAGTTGGTAGGGCGTCATCCGGGGATAGACGAGGACGACGACCCGGATGGACGCCGCCTCAGCTTGCTGGAGGGCCGCCCGGACGACGGTCGTCTTGCCGACCCCGACGGCCCCCGTCAGGAGGACCATCTCCCGCTCCTCGAGGGCATACTGAACCATGGCGAGGGCTTGCTCGTACTGGGGGAGCCAGCACACGTACCGGGGGTCCGGCGTGTTCCGGAAGGGCAGGTCCGTCAAACCGAAGTAGGCCTCGTACATGGGCTATTCGGCCGTCCGGGAATTCGGGCGTCCGGTAATCCGGCCGTTCAGGAATTCAGCCGTCTGGCATAAAGGGTCGGGGGAGGTCACCCGGACCTACCGTCCAAGCCGGTGTATCCGGCCACGGCCGGATTCCTGAACGCCCGAACTCCCGGACTGCCGGACGGCCGAGCTCCCGAATTCCCGAATAGCCGGTCTTCACGTCCGCCGCGGGAAGACCCGCGCCGTCAAGCTGATGGGGTCCAGGACCAGGACGGGCCGGTCCTCGCCGATCTCGGCGGCCCCGCTGATGCCCCGAAGCTCCTGAAGACGGGCCGGGATCCGTTTGATGACGATCTCCTGCATCCGTTCGACCCCATCGACGCACAGGGCAAACCACTGCCGGCCGGCCCGACTGACGATGGCGAATCCCCCGTCCCGGGCGTCCGTCAGTCGAAAGATCTGACCCAGCCGGATCAAGGGGACCGTCCCCTCGTGGTAATGCAGGAGCTCCTGGCCCTCGACCTGTCGGAGATGCTCGGGCCGGACCTCGACGATTTCCTGGACCAGGGCGAGGGGGACGGCAAATCGCTCCGGGCCGACCCGGACGATCACGGCCGGGACGATGGCCAGCGTGATGGGGAGCGAGATCTCGAAGGTCGTTCCCTGACCGGCCTCCGTGTGGACCGTCACGGTCCCGTTCAGGCGCTCGATGGTCTGCTTGACGATGTCGAGGCCGACGCCCCGGCCCGAGACCTCGCCGACCCGTTCGGCCGAGGAGAACCCCGGCTCGAAGATGAGCCGCAGGACGTCCTGGACGGTGACCTCGGCCTGCTCGTCGATGAGGCCCATCTGGATGGCCCGCCGGCGGACCTTTTCCAACTGAATCCCCCGGCCGTCGTCGGCGATGCGCAGGGCGATCCGCTGACCGACCTGGGCCGCCTCGATACGGACCGTCCCCGTCTCGGGCTTCCCTTGCGCCCGTCGCTCGTCGGGTGCCTCGATGCCGTGATCGACGGCGTTTCGCAGGATGTGCACGAGAGGGTCCATGATGTGCTCGATGAGGACCTTATCGAGGCGGGTCTCGCCGCCCAGGAAGACCGTCTGGACCTGCTTGCCGGCCTGACGGGCCAGCCGGCGGACCATCCGCTCCAGGCGGCCGTAGACCGTCCCGATGGGGACCAGCCGGAGCTCCAGCAAATGCCGTTGGGCTTCCCCCAGGCGGGTGGCCATCTCCTGGGTGAGCTGAAGGAGAGCTGTCAGGGAGCCGGCGATCTCCGGAAAACGGCTCTGGAGGTCTCGGATCAGGCTCTCCTGCCGGGACCGGAGGACGGCGGCCTCCCCCACGACGTTCAGGACGGCATCCAGAGCCTGCAGGTCGACCCGGACGGAGCGGCTGAGGTCTCGTAGAAAGGCCGGCTCGGCCTCGGCTTCCGAGGGTTCGGCCTCGGCCTCGACGGCGGGCCGACCTGGCTCAGCCGGGGGTATGCCCTCGGGGGGGTACAGCAGGTCCAGCCGGGTCGGGGCGGTCGGAAGCAAGTCCCCCACGGCGTCCGGGGCTACCCGCGAGGCCCATAGCAGACGGAAACCGATCTGGTCCGGGTCGGTCCCGGCCTCCGGGAGCGTGCTGATGAGCTCGCCGTGCTGATTCAGGACGGCATTCGCCTCCCGGAGGACCCGGTCGAAGTCGGCGAAGGGCAGTCGAAGGTAAATCGAGTAGATACGCAGGCCCTGGCGGACCGCCTCCCGGAGACGGTGCTCCTCGTACTCGGTCAGCGACTGGCGAGTCGCCGCATCCAGGGCCAGACGGTCCAGGGGGTCGGCCTCGGCCGACAGGACGGGCCGTTGAATGCTTTCGACAAAGCGGTCGACGGCCTCGAGGGCTTGGTCCAGGTCGATGACCTCGGTCGTCCCGGCCGTCTCTTGGAGCAAGCGTTGAAGCGTCTCCAAAGAGTCGAACAGCAAGTCGACCAGGTGGGGCGACACGGGGATCTTCCCCAGACGGACCCGGTCGAGGACGTCCTCGAGCCGGTGGGTGTAAGTGCTCAGCCGCGTGTAGCCCAGCATGGCCGAGAGGCCCTTCAGGGAGTGATAGCTCCGAAAGAGCTGGTTCACGAGGTCGGCCTTGAACTGACCGACTCGGGCGTACTGCTCGAACTGCCGGAGGACGTTCCCGATGGCCTCCAGGATGTCCTGGGCCTCGGCCAGGAATTCGGGGTTCAGCTCTCGGGCGGCCACGCTGGCTCCTCCTGGGGCATAGACGGCAAGGCCTGTTCGTAACGAAGCCAGATCGTCCGGACGACCTGGGCCAGGTGGTCCGGCCGGAAGGGCTTGACGACGTAAGCGTCGGCCCCAAGGGCCATGCCCCGGCGCTGGTCCTCGGCGGCGCCCTCGGTCGACACGATGACGATGGGGATCTGGCGGTACGTCGGATGGGTCTTCAGGA of bacterium HR11 contains these proteins:
- the cheY_1 gene encoding Chemotaxis protein CheY, yielding MTAGRPLRSVMVIEDSETMRGYIRMCLQAFFPGVQSLEVPSGFDALRLLPGLAVDLIITDINMPDMNGLELIRFLKTHPTYRQIPIVIVSTEGAAEDQRRGMALGADAYVVKPFRPDHLAQVVRTIWLRYEQALPSMPQEEPAWPPES
- the cheA_1 gene encoding Chemotaxis protein CheA, encoding MAARELNPEFLAEAQDILEAIGNVLRQFEQYARVGQFKADLVNQLFRSYHSLKGLSAMLGYTRLSTYTHRLEDVLDRVRLGKIPVSPHLVDLLFDSLETLQRLLQETAGTTEVIDLDQALEAVDRFVESIQRPVLSAEADPLDRLALDAATRQSLTEYEEHRLREAVRQGLRIYSIYLRLPFADFDRVLREANAVLNQHGELISTLPEAGTDPDQIGFRLLWASRVAPDAVGDLLPTAPTRLDLLYPPEGIPPAEPGRPAVEAEAEPSEAEAEPAFLRDLSRSVRVDLQALDAVLNVVGEAAVLRSRQESLIRDLQSRFPEIAGSLTALLQLTQEMATRLGEAQRHLLELRLVPIGTVYGRLERMVRRLARQAGKQVQTVFLGGETRLDKVLIEHIMDPLVHILRNAVDHGIEAPDERRAQGKPETGTVRIEAAQVGQRIALRIADDGRGIQLEKVRRRAIQMGLIDEQAEVTVQDVLRLIFEPGFSSAERVGEVSGRGVGLDIVKQTIERLNGTVTVHTEAGQGTTFEISLPITLAIVPAVIVRVGPERFAVPLALVQEIVEVRPEHLRQVEGQELLHYHEGTVPLIRLGQIFRLTDARDGGFAIVSRAGRQWFALCVDGVERMQEIVIKRIPARLQELRGISGAAEIGEDRPVLVLDPISLTARVFPRRT
- the divK gene encoding Polar-differentiation response regulator DivK, translated to MESSERIAVTCTGCGRRLRIPWKPQAAGVRLRCPVCRHVLVVRRSEAETPVRFQNVLHYMRPQTATVRTFLCYMGTADLGVAQRLTAPLVQEMGADVEIFTDGRSLWEAVRRSPPDLVIVEAWLPGLMGYEVIERVRQDGALRDLPVILLASLTHPGRYRRPPVQFHGADEYIEPDVPIPRFQEVVQRLLRRAPAGESETTVRDEEEARRLARLLLTDFILYHMDRVRAALAAGDLRSALGREIAEFHAYYRRRVDPRIWERHDYFEQFLREIEQSGQVQNLFKDVEV